A single region of the Idiomarinaceae bacterium HL-53 genome encodes:
- a CDS encoding LSU ribosomal protein L17P: MRHRKSGRQLNRNSSHRKAMFSNMASSLVRHEVIKTTLPKAKELRRVIEPLITLAKQDSVANRRLAFARTRDKEVVGKLFNELGPRYSERPGGYTRILKCGFRTGDNAPMAFVELVDRPVNEEVAEEEVVTEE, translated from the coding sequence ATGCGCCATCGTAAGAGTGGTCGTCAACTTAACCGCAACAGCAGCCATCGCAAAGCGATGTTTAGCAATATGGCAAGTTCTTTGGTTCGTCACGAAGTGATCAAAACCACATTGCCAAAAGCAAAAGAGCTGCGTCGTGTTATCGAGCCTTTGATCACATTGGCTAAGCAAGATAGCGTTGCAAATCGCCGTTTAGCGTTTGCACGTACACGCGACAAAGAAGTCGTGGGTAAATTGTTCAACGAGTTAGGTCCTCGTTATTCAGAGCGTCCGGGTGGATACACTCGCATTCTGAAATGCGGTTTCCGTACTGGTGACAACGCGCCTATGGCTTTCGTTGAATTAGTTGATCGTCCAGTAAACGAAGAAGTTGCTGAAGAAGAAGTAGTTACTGAAGAGTAA
- a CDS encoding Adenylate kinase, which translates to MRIILLGAPGAGKGTQAQFIMNEYNIPQISTGDMLRAAIKVGTELGKKAKAVMDAGQLVSDDIMIGLVQERIQEDDCENGFLLDGFPRTIPQADAMQDAGIQIDYVLEFDVADDIIVKRMSGRRVHPGSGRVYHVEHNPPKEENKDDVTGESLVIRDDDKEETVRKRLAIYHEQTEPLVDYYQHLASQGQVKYHKVDGTQKVDAIRRELKSLLG; encoded by the coding sequence ATGCGCATTATCCTGCTGGGGGCGCCAGGCGCAGGAAAGGGCACACAAGCCCAATTCATTATGAACGAATACAATATTCCGCAAATTTCGACTGGAGACATGCTTCGGGCGGCGATAAAAGTCGGTACTGAGCTTGGAAAGAAAGCGAAAGCGGTGATGGATGCAGGGCAACTTGTGTCTGACGACATTATGATTGGCTTGGTACAAGAGCGCATTCAAGAGGATGATTGTGAGAATGGGTTCTTGCTTGATGGGTTTCCGCGCACGATTCCGCAGGCGGATGCGATGCAAGATGCGGGTATTCAGATAGACTATGTACTCGAGTTCGATGTGGCCGATGATATTATCGTCAAACGTATGAGTGGTCGCCGTGTTCACCCTGGCTCAGGGCGGGTTTACCATGTCGAGCACAATCCGCCTAAGGAAGAGAATAAAGACGATGTCACAGGCGAGAGCCTTGTAATTCGTGATGACGATAAAGAAGAAACTGTGCGTAAACGTCTTGCTATTTATCATGAACAAACGGAGCCTTTGGTCGATTATTACCAACACTTGGCATCACAGGGGCAAGTGAAATATCACAAAGTCGATGGAACGCAAAAGGTCGATGCGATTCGTCGAGAACTAAAGTCACTTTTAGGTTAA
- a CDS encoding Pimeloyl-ACP methyl ester carboxylesterase, with product MMSEIVALHSSQSHGGQWRNLTKSLIKEGLHLRSPDLIGYGQQAQFNGDANGFRFNQEIAHLAQLGMNPLEWRDTLLVGHSYGGALALHIALQHPASVRGLVLYEPVSFHVLPQQHVARAEIIKVADAMGSMSQADACRHFVDYWNVPGYFDRLPEKARQLMVAQQAKVTADFEALLMQSTALNDYGNVDCPVTLFVGDESPQSSRTVAQLLASTLPNVSMHFVPAGHMGPLTHTKQVTPELHQAILSLQA from the coding sequence ATGATGTCTGAAATTGTCGCGCTGCATAGCTCTCAGAGCCATGGTGGTCAGTGGCGCAATTTAACCAAATCGCTTATTAAGGAGGGGCTCCATTTACGGAGCCCCGATCTCATTGGTTATGGCCAGCAGGCGCAGTTTAATGGCGATGCAAACGGATTTCGTTTTAACCAAGAAATCGCTCATTTGGCTCAACTCGGAATGAACCCATTAGAATGGCGCGACACGTTACTTGTCGGGCATTCTTATGGTGGCGCACTGGCGTTGCATATAGCACTTCAGCATCCTGCTTCAGTAAGAGGCCTGGTGCTTTATGAGCCTGTTTCGTTTCATGTGCTTCCACAGCAGCATGTGGCGCGAGCTGAAATCATCAAAGTCGCAGACGCGATGGGCAGTATGTCTCAAGCAGATGCCTGTCGGCATTTTGTCGATTATTGGAATGTGCCCGGCTATTTCGACCGATTGCCGGAAAAAGCGAGGCAGCTCATGGTTGCACAGCAAGCCAAAGTGACTGCAGACTTTGAAGCACTTCTCATGCAGTCTACAGCGCTTAACGACTACGGAAATGTGGATTGTCCGGTGACCTTATTCGTTGGCGATGAGTCGCCGCAATCGAGCCGTACGGTGGCTCAACTATTGGCTTCTACACTTCCGAATGTTTCCATGCACTTTGTCCCTGCAGGACACATGGGGCCCTTAACCCATACAAAGCAAGTGACTCCTGAGCTGCATCAGGCAATTCTTTCGTTACAGGCATAA
- a CDS encoding multidrug resistance protein, MATE family: MKTRSELNRLLRLTGPILIAQLTHMLMGVVDTLMAGRVGAVDLAAVAVGSAIWIPLTLLVFGLGLALAPVISHAHGEGDTASMPKYLQQSLYTCILGGLLAGGLVYFAPQFLALMDISAEFRAMTLSYLQFILWGLPAFVLYVVLRNYCEGVSHTMPSLVIGVIGLLVNIPTNYIFIYGKLGMPALGGAGAGLASAIVLWAMAAAFLIYVSVASRYREIRPFRHFYRPEWDEIMHFIRLGTPISMSLFFETSLFAAVAILIASLGEVVVSGHQIALNISSIVYMFPLSLSMAITLRVGFALGSRKYDDALKSYQLALLVGLSFAAINGLGMWLGGRFLAGFYTSNEEIIELAGVLLGLAAIFTISDTFQAISMGALRGYKDTRMPMIITLVAYWPFGLTVGVTLAFTDWIVPAMGAAGFWLGFISGLSVAAVLLTIRLFKVHRRYVVGIDLSQP; this comes from the coding sequence ATGAAGACGCGCTCCGAATTAAATCGACTTTTAAGGCTAACTGGGCCTATCTTAATTGCCCAGCTTACCCACATGCTCATGGGTGTGGTAGACACACTCATGGCAGGTCGAGTCGGAGCGGTAGACCTGGCGGCGGTCGCAGTTGGTTCAGCGATATGGATTCCTCTGACACTCTTGGTATTTGGCCTCGGACTCGCGCTCGCACCGGTGATTTCGCACGCACATGGCGAGGGTGACACAGCGAGTATGCCGAAGTACCTTCAGCAGTCTCTATACACCTGCATTCTGGGCGGCTTGTTAGCGGGAGGTTTGGTCTATTTCGCACCGCAGTTCTTAGCACTCATGGATATTTCTGCTGAGTTTAGGGCCATGACACTGTCATACTTACAATTCATTCTGTGGGGATTGCCTGCGTTTGTCTTGTATGTCGTGTTACGAAATTACTGTGAAGGCGTTTCTCATACCATGCCGTCGCTCGTTATTGGTGTGATTGGTTTGCTCGTGAATATTCCTACTAACTATATTTTTATATACGGCAAGCTAGGCATGCCAGCGTTAGGTGGTGCAGGTGCAGGACTCGCTTCAGCGATCGTTTTATGGGCGATGGCGGCGGCCTTTCTAATTTATGTTTCAGTGGCAAGTCGCTATCGAGAAATTCGACCTTTTCGTCATTTCTATCGGCCTGAGTGGGACGAAATTATGCATTTCATTCGGCTGGGGACACCGATCTCGATGTCTTTATTCTTTGAAACGAGCTTGTTTGCAGCGGTTGCGATTCTTATCGCTTCATTAGGTGAAGTTGTGGTTTCGGGACATCAGATCGCACTCAACATTTCGTCGATCGTTTATATGTTCCCGTTGAGTCTAAGTATGGCGATCACTTTGCGTGTTGGGTTTGCGTTGGGGTCGCGCAAGTATGATGACGCTTTAAAATCGTATCAACTTGCGTTGCTTGTTGGTTTAAGTTTTGCCGCTATCAATGGCTTGGGTATGTGGCTCGGTGGGCGCTTTCTTGCAGGTTTTTATACTTCGAATGAAGAGATCATTGAACTGGCAGGAGTGTTGTTAGGGCTCGCTGCGATTTTTACGATTTCCGATACGTTTCAGGCCATTTCAATGGGCGCTTTACGGGGCTATAAAGACACTCGAATGCCCATGATCATTACGCTGGTTGCCTATTGGCCCTTTGGTCTAACCGTTGGAGTAACGCTTGCCTTTACCGACTGGATTGTGCCCGCAATGGGTGCCGCCGGATTCTGGTTAGGTTTTATTAGCGGTTTGAGTGTTGCCGCAGTACTTCTTACCATTCGACTCTTTAAGGTTCATCGGCGCTACGTTGTCGGAATTGATCTATCTCAACCCTAG
- a CDS encoding Methyl-accepting chemotaxis protein (MCP) signalling domain-containing protein, with product MNVLTHSKQKVEEMAAAAQEIRSVLEVIDAIAEQTNLLALNAAIEAARAGESGRGFAVVADEVRTLASRTRGSTDQIQKTIGQLTKTSDESVHAVSESLNAVQEASEEAENSEHLLQEINQQSRTLVQSVNEITQALSQQRVASSDITKSTNTLSHMAKEQAEHSEELISIANTLNGLTQELRHELKRFIGSSYR from the coding sequence ATGAATGTATTGACTCATTCAAAGCAGAAAGTTGAGGAAATGGCTGCGGCCGCACAAGAGATTCGCAGTGTGTTAGAGGTCATCGACGCGATTGCAGAGCAAACGAATTTGCTTGCATTGAACGCTGCGATTGAAGCCGCGCGTGCCGGAGAATCCGGTCGAGGTTTTGCCGTGGTGGCAGATGAAGTGCGCACGCTTGCAAGTCGAACACGAGGCTCTACGGATCAGATTCAGAAAACGATTGGACAACTTACGAAAACAAGTGACGAATCTGTGCATGCGGTGAGTGAGAGTTTGAATGCGGTGCAGGAAGCGTCTGAAGAAGCCGAGAATAGTGAGCACTTATTGCAAGAGATCAATCAGCAGTCGCGAACTTTGGTGCAATCTGTAAATGAGATAACACAAGCGCTTTCACAGCAACGTGTTGCTTCGAGTGATATTACGAAAAGCACCAACACATTGAGTCACATGGCAAAGGAACAAGCTGAACATTCAGAAGAGTTGATCTCGATTGCAAATACGCTGAATGGCCTCACACAAGAGCTTAGACATGAATTGAAGCGTTTTATTGGGAGCTCATACCGTTGA
- a CDS encoding phosphoribosyl-ATP pyrophosphatase /phosphoribosyl-AMP cyclohydrolase, protein MKIETPADIPALAWEKMSGLIPCIVQDAWSAEVLMQGYMNEAALAQTLQSGAVTFYSRSKERLWTKGETSGHTLQFVSASADCDLDSILVLAKPQGPTCHLGNRTCWEQSEQSLLGELAHLTRTIQARAASQETDKSYTAKLLSEGVRRCSQKVGEEGVEVALAAVAQDDDALLNESADLLYHLLVVLEARNLSLADVTQVLRNRRKN, encoded by the coding sequence ATGAAAATAGAGACTCCTGCTGACATTCCTGCACTTGCTTGGGAAAAAATGAGCGGATTGATCCCTTGCATTGTGCAAGACGCCTGGAGCGCTGAAGTGCTAATGCAGGGCTACATGAATGAAGCGGCGTTAGCACAAACCCTGCAGTCGGGTGCGGTTACATTCTATAGCCGCAGCAAAGAGCGCCTCTGGACCAAAGGTGAAACCTCTGGCCACACGCTTCAATTCGTAAGTGCCAGTGCAGACTGTGATTTAGACTCGATCCTCGTGCTTGCCAAACCACAGGGCCCGACCTGCCATCTCGGCAATCGCACCTGTTGGGAACAAAGTGAGCAAAGCTTACTAGGTGAGCTTGCACATTTAACCCGCACCATTCAAGCGCGCGCGGCGAGTCAAGAAACGGATAAAAGTTACACAGCCAAGTTACTGAGTGAGGGCGTTCGCCGTTGCTCGCAGAAAGTTGGAGAAGAAGGTGTAGAGGTTGCCCTCGCGGCGGTTGCTCAAGACGACGATGCACTACTCAATGAAAGTGCAGATCTGCTCTATCATTTACTCGTTGTGTTGGAAGCAAGAAATTTGAGTTTAGCTGATGTGACGCAAGTGCTGCGCAACCGCAGAAAAAACTAA
- a CDS encoding imidazole glycerol phosphate synthase subunit hisF: MLAKRIIPCLDVRDGQVVKGVQFRNHEIVGDIVPLATRYAAEGADELVFYDITASSDQRVVDKSWVSRVAEVIDIPFAVAGGIKTVAQAREILAMGADKISVNSPALSNPELISDLVDAFGQQCVVIGIDSHFNEQTGQYEVFQFTGDETKTAKTTWCTEDWVKEVVARGAGEIVLNCMNQDGVRNGYDIEQLARIRSICNVPLIASGGAGAIEHFAAVFSEANVDGALAASVFHKGIIAIQDLKAELVEQGIVIRPADKDIV; encoded by the coding sequence ATGTTGGCAAAACGGATAATCCCTTGCCTAGATGTTCGCGACGGGCAAGTTGTCAAAGGTGTGCAGTTTCGAAATCACGAAATTGTCGGAGATATCGTTCCACTCGCCACTCGCTATGCAGCCGAAGGCGCAGATGAACTCGTTTTCTATGACATCACTGCGTCTTCCGATCAGCGTGTAGTCGATAAGTCATGGGTAAGCCGTGTCGCTGAAGTTATCGACATACCCTTTGCTGTTGCAGGCGGTATTAAAACCGTTGCGCAAGCGCGTGAAATACTGGCGATGGGAGCAGACAAGATTTCGGTAAACTCTCCAGCACTAAGCAATCCTGAGTTAATTTCTGATCTTGTTGACGCTTTTGGCCAACAGTGCGTGGTGATTGGTATAGACAGTCACTTTAACGAGCAGACCGGGCAATATGAAGTTTTTCAATTTACTGGTGACGAGACGAAGACCGCCAAAACAACTTGGTGCACTGAAGACTGGGTGAAAGAAGTTGTCGCCCGAGGCGCTGGTGAAATAGTTCTCAACTGTATGAACCAAGATGGTGTTCGCAATGGTTATGATATCGAGCAGCTCGCTCGCATTCGAAGTATTTGCAATGTACCTTTGATTGCCTCGGGGGGCGCTGGGGCTATTGAACACTTCGCGGCGGTCTTTAGTGAAGCAAACGTTGATGGCGCGCTTGCAGCTTCCGTGTTTCACAAAGGTATAATCGCTATCCAAGATTTGAAAGCGGAACTGGTTGAGCAAGGCATTGTGATTCGACCCGCCGATAAGGACATAGTATGA
- a CDS encoding 1-(5-phosphoribosyl)-5-[(5-phosphoribosylamino)methylideneamino] imidazole-4-carboxamide isomerase, with amino-acid sequence MLIPALDLIKGEVVRLHQGNFAEQTTYHSDAVAVALQYRDAGAEYIHLVDLDGAKDPRERQVSLLQEITQKTGLPVQTGGGIRTEEDVERLLAAGVKRVVIGSLAVTEPDTVTQWLRKFGGETIVLALDINIDASGNKWLATHGWQQQSTVTLEDCVQNYLPAGLQHVLCTDISRDGTLAGSNVALYTELKKAYPSITWQASGGVATLADLEALKIANCDSVILGKALLTGQFTLAEALACWQNG; translated from the coding sequence ATGTTAATTCCGGCTCTCGACTTAATTAAAGGAGAGGTGGTGCGACTCCACCAAGGTAACTTTGCTGAGCAAACAACTTACCACAGTGATGCAGTAGCGGTTGCATTACAATACCGAGATGCAGGTGCAGAATATATTCATTTAGTCGATCTAGATGGCGCGAAGGATCCGCGAGAGCGTCAAGTATCATTGCTACAAGAAATCACGCAAAAAACCGGCTTACCCGTTCAGACTGGGGGTGGCATTCGAACCGAAGAAGATGTCGAGCGACTTCTGGCTGCAGGTGTGAAGCGCGTTGTGATCGGTTCTTTGGCCGTGACCGAGCCCGACACGGTTACCCAATGGCTACGGAAGTTCGGCGGTGAAACAATCGTACTCGCGCTCGATATCAATATTGATGCCAGCGGTAATAAATGGCTGGCTACACACGGCTGGCAACAACAATCGACCGTGACGCTGGAAGACTGTGTACAGAACTATCTACCTGCGGGTTTACAACATGTACTCTGTACGGATATCAGCCGCGACGGCACACTTGCTGGTAGTAACGTGGCATTGTATACCGAATTGAAAAAGGCTTACCCCAGCATTACTTGGCAAGCCTCCGGTGGCGTGGCAACTTTAGCCGATTTAGAGGCGCTAAAAATAGCAAATTGCGACAGCGTTATTTTAGGTAAGGCGTTGTTGACCGGACAATTTACACTCGCGGAGGCATTAGCATGTTGGCAAAACGGATAA